acaccttagttgttcattgattgctttctcatatgtgccttgaccgcaggccttcagtagactgagtaaccccttgctcgagccagcaaccttgggctcaagctggtgagcttttgctcaaaccagatgagcctgagctcaagctggcaacttcgaggtctcgaacctgggtcttccgcatcccagtccaatgctctatccactgcgccactgcctggtcaggcgaggaaaGATTCTTGTCATTAAAGTTCCATCAAACCATGTTTGGTTGTTTTTCCTGAAACAGGGAGGGCAGAGAGTTGGGAGAGGTATACCTTGGGCTGGCTCTGTGGAGACCCTAAAACCAGATAGTCAGATGCTATACAGAAATTTTCTATGTGGAGCTAGGGAAGTGGTGGGGGCTGGCACTTTCCATATCTGTGCAAGAAGAGGAGGTAAGGGGCTCACTTATTCTCCTGTATGTACTCACTATTCTCACATTTAACCACTCTATCTATTAGAAAGTCTTTATACTTTTGGACTTAAGTCACTACAGCCCTTGACTTTGATTAGTCAGTGAAGCTATCACTGTCTTGCTGAGCTCGGGTAATCCCTATACTTTACTCAACTGCAGATTGTAATCCTTATACTTTTCTCAACTGCAGATTGtagcgatagatagggacagaaagacaggatcagagagagataagaagcatcaatcatcagttttttgttgtgacaccttagttgttcattgattgctttctcatatgtgccttgaccgtggggctatagcagatggagtaaccccttgctcaagccagcaaccttggttccaagctggtgagccttgctcaaaccagatgagcccgcgctcaagctgccgacctctgggtgtcaaacctggatcctccgcatcccagtctgatgctctatccactgcgctgcctggtcaggcaagtttagtGCTTCTTTAATTCCATATCCCTACTGCTCCTGAATGTATGCCTATGTTCATGTCTTATTCTGACCATTCAGGGTGTTTGGAAGTGTCTGTCTGAGGGAACAGTTCTCTGGCTTAAGTCACTAGAGCCCTTGACTTTGATTAGTCAGTGAAGCTATCACTGTCTTGCTGAGCTCGGGTTTTTGTGCCTATATGTGCAATGCTATATTCCAGATCTGAAGGTAAGGGAGGTCTCAGGACCTCTTTCCTTCTGTGAATGGCCCTGAACTTTCCTGTCTCTGCTAGTACCCAGTGACAAATATCTGTACCTAGGCACATTCTGCTTTTCCTTGTCAgccattttctctcatttcctccaGCCTCTCCAATAACTGTTCCGGTAGCAGGCTAAAAGATGGTGTGGCTTTCCCTACTAGGAGCTCATCTTGCAGGGACACAATGAACCTTTTccataatgagagagagaaagcaatgtCAGAACCAAATTCCAGCAGAAACCCCAAGGACATGGGCTCAAGTATGATTTTGATCTCTCTCTTATCTTCTACCACCAATAAAATTTAAGTCTATCATCTGTTGGCAAGCTTCTCACCTACTCACCCTCCCCTGCCTAAGCTACAGTCTTGGGCTCCTAATTCCAGAGTCTACTCCTTACTTCCAACCATTCTCACTATGCACTGAGAAACTCAGTTCTTACTCAGGACTTTCAGTTGTCAGGAATGGATCCATACTCATGTAACATAGAGAGGTTTATTGAAAGATGTATAGGGGAATAAAGAAGACACTAGAATCTTGTAATTTATCTGGTTTTAAATCAAAACATATATGtgaaaatggtaaaaatattaGATTAAACAGAACAAGACAAAGAAGCACATtgtgaaaattatttcttctaaattgtaaTCCTGAGTTAACCAGTCTACCcattatattctaaaattttttaatatgcatatataaacatatagatgtatgtgaatgtgtatatgtatatctttTATACACAAATGGAATTGCTCTGTGCTCACAGTTCTGTGTGTTGCTTTACATTTCTTTCATAAGGATAGTAtgtacttctttgtttttctcttggtgaCATTGTTTTTCATTACATGGCTGGACCATAATAATTTAATTACTTTCTTATTAACTAACATGtagttgtttttattcttttgttgtaataagcaatatatatatatgtgtgcatatatatatatatatatatatataaagtattatagATTCTATCTCCTAGTGTCACTCATACCCTGCTGGGAATGGGGACTGGAACATGGCAGTGATGGAAAGTGAGCCTGGGATAGCCTCTGAGGAAGTAGGAGGGAACCAGCCTAGGCTTTCCCATTCCTGATTTTCACAGGGTCTAGCTGTCACTGAACTTGGGGACTATTGAGTTAGAAGGATGTGAagtgtaaaaaatgaaaatctcttCAAGAAGAATAAGATAGCTAAGTGGTTGGAATGGCCCTACTTAGAACTAAACATGTCAAGGATGAGAAAAACCCAATATAAAGTAGGatcaggaagagaggaaaagacagaagaaaggggaaaagagggaaagaaaaagagaaaaagaggagagaggagcagaggtGCTGTTTTAGCCTGACTTGAaggactgagggacagtgacaACTGCGGAGTGCTGTCTGGGGCCCCTCCATCCTCAGCAGGAGGCCCTAGGCTGGGAGACAGAGTGAGAAAATGGACGGATGAGACCCGCAGCTCCAGGGTAACATTGTTCCTATGTTTCACAGTTCAGCTGGTCCTCCGCGTCTGGTCAAACCTTGTGTTTGAAGGAGACATCTTGATTCTGCAATGCCAGGGAAGGAAGAACTCAGCCCTGTACCAGGTGAAGTTCTACAAAGGCAGaaaacttttctatttctttaaggaTAACCAGCCTCTGATCATAGGGGCAGCAACAGTGAGAAGTAATGGCTAGTAAAGTTGGGGATGTGTTGTATACCCTCCACATGGGCAGACAAATCTCAGAGATGCCATGGTTCCTAGAGGTCAGCAGCTCTCTGGGCAGCACCCTTCCCTCTGGCTGCCCCTGATGCAGGGCCAATCCACAGGGCCCTGACACATGATGCTGccctggcaccccccccccccccattccccaTACACACACAGGACACATCTGGAGccaggggaaagaagggagagatgctTGGGGGAGGGGTAAGGGGAAGAACCTTGAaccagctctgccactcactgACCATGAAACCTGGGCCAGACCCTTCCTCTCTGGGGACTAGATAACCTCTAAGACCCTTTGACTCTGGGATTCCAGAGGCTGCGGCATTATGGGAGTTGTCTCAGAGCCAGTGATTAGGGTGAGAGGCCAGGTCCTGGGGGATTATTACACTGTCTCCCTCCGTGTCCTGGAGACACACTAAGACCCACCTCTTGAGCCCTGGGCCTACCTCTTCCTGCCTCTTGTGCTGAGCACTGGCCATTCTCCCAAGCCCCATAAGGGAGCACCCTGAATCTGAGATGCCAGACAAAGCTTCACTCTAGAGGTTGACATCACAGCTCCTCTTCTTCTACAAGGAAGGCCACGCCTTGCAGGATAGGGGCCTCCACCCAGAGCTCTGCATCCCAAAAGCCAAGAAAGGAGACTCTAAGCTATACTGGTAGAAGGCAACCCTGAGGGTGGCAGGGTTTAGCTGGAGATCAGAGTGTGGAGTTAGTAGGGGAGATATGAAGACATTCCTCAGGAGTCTGAACATTAGGTAGTGGACTCCCCTGGGAGTGTGGAGAGGGGTCAATGAGGGAGGAGGAGACAAGAGCCCTGGTGTTCCAGCTGACCTCCCACCCTGAGTGCTGCTTTAGCTCCTAGGTCTCGTCTTCTGCTGACTCTGCACCCTGGGCTGCCTGACCTCGCTGTGGGGGCCTGGTGAAGCCTCTCTGTGAGGCCCAGAGGGGCTCCCTTCCCATCTTGTACTATTCTATCTTGATGGGGAGATCCTGGGGAACTGCTCAGCACTCCCTTGCCCCCATGGCGAAGctgcctccctccttttccctatGACATCAGAGCAAGATGCTGGGAACTATACCTGTGAGGCTTAGAACAGTGTCTTCAAAGAGAcaagccagggccctggccggttggctcagtggtagaacgtcagcctggcgtgcgggagtcctgggttcaattcctggccagggcacacaggagaggcacccatctgcttctccacccctcccccctctcctcctctctgtctctctcttcctctcccgtagctgaggctccattggagcaaagttggcccgggcactgaggatggctctgtggcctctgcctcaggcactggaatggctttgattgtggcagagggatgccccaagatgggcagagcatcgccccctggtgggatgccaggtggatcccggtcgggcgcatgcgggaatctgtctgactgcctccccatttccaacttcagaaaaaaaaaaaaaaagagacaagccAGGCTGGCCAGGGGCAGACTTCACTACTCCATGTACCTCCTACCATCCAGCACAGAGTTTGGGAGCATGGAGGAGGAAGATGTGTAGAAGAATAGATATCTCAAGCCCCATTCAAATAAGCAGTTAGAtgtgccccccctttttttttacagagacagagagagtcagagagagggacagatagggacagacagacaggaatgaagagagatgagaagaatcaatcattagtttttcgttgtgacaccttagttgttcattgattgccctctcatatgtgccttgactgtggggctacagcagaccgagtaaccccttgcttgagccagtgaccttgggtccaagctggtgagctttgctcaaaccagatgagcctatgctcaagctggcgacctcgggaagctggcgacctcagggtctcgaacctgggtcttccgcatctctgttcgatgctctatccactgcgccactgcttggtcaggcagatgtgccctttttttttataatcatagATGGTATGAACCCTCTAGGGAACCACTTTCCTAGGGTATTACTAAATGTGAGCCTTCTGGATTTGAGCCTGAGACATGGCCAACTTCTCTCTTATGGATAGGCCACAGAATGTGCATTATGGAGTAAATGTgtgtcctcccccacccccacccaaatgtatttattgaaaCCCTACCCGTTAATGTGATGGTATTAAAGGTGGGACCTTTGGAAAGTAATTAGGGTTAGATGAGGTTATGAGGGTGGGGGCCCCAAGgatggaattagtgcccttaaTAGAAAAGTCATTAGAGAGTTCCATGaatcactctccctccctctctcctcccctctctctttcttcctctccaggcttgaaaaagaaaatgtcatgagAATGTGTATGGAGTTGGCCGCCATCTACGAGCCAAGAGAAGGGGCCTCAGAATGAAACCTACCTTGCTGGCACTTCTAGCCTCCACaaccatgagaaaataaatttttgttctttaagtcacccagtctgtgatattttaTTATGGAGGTTTGGGTTGACTAAGGAAGTACATGTTAGAGAATTTTCTGGAGGGGGAGAGCCCAAAAGACACAGGGACATAAACAGAGAGAGCTTAGAGCTGAAGTGCTGTGGGAAGGTGGGCTCAGGAGACTCATAGGAAGCCTCCAAACCTCAGCTTGGCTCCCATTTCATCCCTGGTCTGCAGGTACCCTCTCTTTAGCTAGTTGCATTTTTTTCTCCCCTGGTGGTTGGAGTGAGCCCTCACATCATCTGTCTGCTGCTGCTCTGCAGGGAGGTTCTGCAACCTCACAGACAGGAAGTGCTTCAGGAACCACAAGCTTCCTCTTCCCAGGACTCCTTAGGGCATAAGGGGAGAAACAGCAGCTGTTTTGCCTCGGCACTGCCTAAAGACTTGTGAGAGTGGCTCTAAGActctggaccaggggtccccaaactttttacacagggggccagttcactatccttcagactgttggaggaccggactataaaaaaaaaaattattaacaaatccctatgcacactgcacatatcttattttaaagtaaaaaaacaaaatgggaacaagtacaatatataaaataaagaacaagtaaattaaaatcaacaaactgatgagtatttcaatgggaactatgggcctgcttctggctaatgagatggtcaatgtccggttccatatttgtcactgctagccgtaacaagtgatatgacacgttTCCAGAACCATGACGCGTgcatcctgcatcaccggaagtagtactatacaTGAGCGATGCTgtgctttgcggcgctgccacatacagtgcttctctcactgaccaccaatgaaagaggtgccccttccgaagtgcggtgggggccggataaatggcctcagggggccacatgtggcccgcgggccatagtttggggacccctgctctggacgCTGGTTGCCAACTATGACCTTGACTCAGCATCCTTTCTAAATAGTTCTGCAAAGCTGCTAGGACTCCCACCTCCTACCACACATCTTAACTGGTGCCCATCTTAACTGGCTTAGCCTGAGAATCCCTTACCTAATAACAGGAGAAGGTGGAATAAATCTGAATCTGCCTCAACCTCAACAGGATCTTTATGCTTTCCCAGGTCTCAGAGGGCATATAAGGTTTCTCCTCCACTCACTCTAACTGCTCCTCTAAGTCAGAGACCAGGAGCAGCACAGCCAGCTCACAGAACGGCTCAGTGACTGTGAGTACAGAGTGTCCGTGCTGGAGTCCCTCAACCTTATTCTCTCCCTCAGAAGCATTATTATCAATGCGGCACAGTGTCAGCAATCTGCTCATGTAGGGACTGATACAATTTGATTggttggtttatttcttttttccttctcttcacctTGTTTAAGATGAATTTAACATATTGCATAGTGAAGAATTAACTTTACCCAAAGAGAGGTCTGTCCTTTGTTATTGCCTACTGGAAGataattgttggtcaaataagtttgtaaatatgatatatatatttgctcactttgggtgtgggagacaggctgtaagctggcaaagtcattatagcctaaggcatagttttaaaactaagcttttccccacacccttgactgttgcatgatgtagggtggtacactctcatgaggaatcccattatgcctcagataagtgactttgtatcagagacttccttgtttgtatattggattaaaggatttggtttctacactataaaatggagcagaggagcccatgctggaggagagcagcgaaaggccacatggaggagaggagaagcagccaagatggtggagtgctgaaggagaagccagtttgtgcagagtttgtgcagagagaaggagatggggaacagaggtgaataaggctggtgaggaagaaatctttgattctaggaaactcgaatgagtcagtggctttgggagccctgaactgaaaggaaagtgttttcccactgtgtatatttttttgcctgccaggtgcaaactaggattaaagctaatggcccaccagttcttggcttcattgtttcattactgtttgtccgaatcaaatgcaaacctgcatgggccaggtggctgtgatggcagccacagctactggccatacatttggcgtagtctgtggcaggattcaatacagatcggtatagagccaccaccacctttgagcagtggagtagagcagtggtccccaacctttttgggccatggaccagtttaatgtcagaaaatattttcacagaccggcctttagggtgggacggatatatgtatcacgtgaccgagacaagcatcaagaataagtcttagacggatgtaacagaggaaatctggtcattttttataaataaaacatcgttcagacttaaatataaataaaacggaaataatgtaagttatttattctttctctgcagactggtaccaaatggcccatggactggtactggtccatggcccaggggttggggaccactggagtaAAGGACTGGCcactgttatggttccccatggcgtCCTtttggggctgtaggctggctgacttttacagccatgcatgaggaaactgagagctctgtggaagaggctgcctgggacctgcaaactgaacAGTGGAAGAATCTGGAGCAAACgtgagagaaagagatgccggCTCTGGAGCTGGAGCactggaggaggctgaccaggttcgcGAGATtctcttggaaatggagcagccactggagaaggaatcacaggttcatgagtagCAGATTGCCCTGTACATGGTGGAGAGCTAGCAGtggtgggaggccagggctgaggccgggGCTGGGACTGCAAGGCCCgtggagcagaaggtggcggaGGCCCAGGACTcaagcctggcagtgggagctggtgttttcagttcctctttggaggatgaggagaataggtctggagttgtgatccgcagtctccagaagatgagagcccagcagcaagaagTACCTTCTACgctcctggtaggtctgtgattttttgggacataggggtggctgccatcatgctctccgaagcagagatggaaatgctgactgctgtttccacgtgctcctctttgggacagtgtaagacctcccagaacggcaggaatgagggggggtggctgaggtctcatgtGCATGGAGTGATTCCTGTactatgaccagagtgagcacctgctcctttgttggatggacttatggattttggacaatgtgaaataccctgatggaggtggggggcagctttgctggaggcccttcccctgccctgggaagccttTCAGACGGCTAGGAAGAAGGCCGTGGACATTTtgtacttttggcaaagtgctcagagactggtgaagtatatctttgtaattgttgaaattgtatgatttgtcatgttgttgtaatttgtgtaatgtgcctaatttccttgtgcaggaatacctgtgctttagattgtaaagtgagcaaaaggggtggaatgttggtcaaataagtttgtaaatatgatatatatgtttgcttgctttgggtgtgggagacaggctgtaaactggcaaagtcattatagcctaaggcatacttttaaaactaagtttctccccacaccattgactgttgcatgatgtggggtggtgcactctcatgaagactcccattatgcctcagataaatgactttgtatcagagacttccttgtttgtatattggattaaaggttttgatttctacactataaaatgaagcagaggagcccatgcaggaggagagcagagaaaggccacatggaggaggggagaagcagccaagatggcggagtgctgaaggagaagccagtttgtgcagagtttgtgcagaaagatgaggaatagaggtgaatgaggctggtgaggtagaaacctttgattctaggaaactcgaatgagtcagtggctttgggagccctgaatggaaagagaagtgtttttctactgtgtgtattttcttgccctcTGGTGCAAGCAaggttaaaggtaatggcccactagttcttggctccgttgttttattactgtctgtccgaatcaaatgctaACTTGCACGGGCCAGGCAACTATGATGGTGGCCGCGACTACTGACCCTACAGTCATGCAGTATCTTTTCTATATTCAGAAGGACTGGAGGCTAATGTTATCAGCCCAACCTTTGGAAGGGCTGGAAACTAAAGGTCAGCTATATGGGCCCTATGGCATTAagccccaacaaaacaaaactggggcTAAGGCTTGGGTGAGCTTTTCTGTGTGTATTGTCACGTGTTGAGCATAATGCTGACCTCAGATTCCACAGAGAGAGGATATGTTTGTACTTTCCCTGGATGGATGCACTTCTTCCTGTGGTTGTTTTAatctgtattctttttctgtaatgAACCATAGCTATGAGTATGAAAGCTTTCAGTGTGCTCTATGAGTCCTCTAGCAAATTATTGAAACTAAGGGTAGTTT
The DNA window shown above is from Saccopteryx bilineata isolate mSacBil1 chromosome 2, mSacBil1_pri_phased_curated, whole genome shotgun sequence and carries:
- the FCRL6 gene encoding LOW QUALITY PROTEIN: Fc receptor-like protein 6 (The sequence of the model RefSeq protein was modified relative to this genomic sequence to represent the inferred CDS: inserted 4 bases in 4 codons; substituted 2 bases at 2 genomic stop codons), with translation MGLEVDEGDVNELIEVHEEELSTEDLKELKMMQHTELLQEIRSTLNLRCQTKLHSXRLTSQLLFFYKEGHALQDRGLHPELCIPKAKKGDSKLYWXEGNPEGGRVXLEIRVWTPRSRLLLTLHPGLPDLAVGXLVKPLCEAQRGSLPILYXFYLDGEILGNCSALPCPHGEAASLLFPMTSEQDAGNYTCEAXNSVFKETSQGPGRLAQW